In Paracoccus methylovorus, a genomic segment contains:
- a CDS encoding glycosyltransferase, with amino-acid sequence MARTALVTPFAAEPPPVVASGCRGTIVAPRDMRPLGQILIEDGAVDPHNLLKALVMRHRQWARLGEILLANGWVQEQALTRALSRQWRASVLDLAELPPDPRLVDALGAQFCLAQGVVPWRRVGGVTFIATARPECFTALKDRLPASFGPVRMLLCSENAAREAVLSLRRTALIRQAETCVPAQESCRTRNERRCGRIAVALIAATALGAVLMPVAVIALLTAWAVLTLVASATLKLFSFAAILRQHRQDRLLKGAMAHGTNPPPEMTAPLPVISVMVPLFAEADIAEKLIGRLSQLDYPRELMDILIVVEEVDRVTCEALEGVELPRWLRVVKVPDGPVRTKPRALNYALNFCRGTIIGVWDAEDRPEPDQLHKVARGFHFAPPDVVCLQGVLDYYNPRTNWLARAFTIEYASWFRATLAGAAALDLVVPLGGTTLFFRREALEKVGAWDAWNVTEDADLGVRLTRRGYRTQMLDTVTHEEANCRLIPWVKQRSRWLKGFVMTWGVHMRDPVALWRDLGARRFIGLQVQLFASVSQYLLAPVLWSFWLLSLGLPHPMRDVLSGMLGGNAIAILFTLFVASELLNIAIGCWAVRGPRHRHLLPWVPTLHLYFPLGCLAAWKAIYEVVLKPFYWDKTQHGIFAAVQDETAEPALWAAGGLIPLSDGAGTWDTAAAIPVSGQDRVTAQVPLLGKIG; translated from the coding sequence ATGGCCCGCACCGCCCTTGTCACGCCCTTTGCAGCCGAACCGCCGCCGGTAGTTGCGTCCGGCTGCAGGGGAACCATCGTCGCGCCACGCGATATGCGCCCGCTGGGCCAGATCCTGATCGAGGATGGCGCGGTCGATCCGCACAACCTGCTCAAGGCTTTGGTGATGCGCCACCGACAGTGGGCGCGGCTGGGTGAAATCCTGCTGGCCAACGGCTGGGTGCAGGAACAGGCGCTGACCCGTGCCCTGTCCCGACAATGGCGCGCAAGCGTGCTGGATCTGGCAGAGTTGCCGCCTGATCCGCGTCTGGTCGATGCACTGGGCGCGCAGTTTTGCCTGGCCCAGGGCGTGGTGCCCTGGCGACGTGTCGGCGGCGTGACCTTCATCGCCACCGCCCGGCCCGAATGCTTCACGGCCCTGAAAGACCGCCTGCCCGCCAGCTTCGGCCCGGTGCGCATGCTGCTATGCTCCGAAAACGCCGCGAGAGAGGCGGTGCTGTCCCTGCGCCGCACCGCGCTGATCCGCCAGGCAGAAACCTGCGTTCCGGCGCAGGAAAGCTGCCGCACCCGGAATGAGCGCCGCTGTGGCCGAATCGCTGTCGCACTGATCGCAGCGACAGCGCTGGGGGCGGTGTTGATGCCGGTCGCGGTAATCGCGTTGTTGACGGCATGGGCGGTCCTGACGCTGGTCGCCTCGGCCACGCTGAAGCTTTTTTCGTTCGCAGCCATCCTGCGCCAGCACAGGCAGGATCGGCTGCTGAAGGGCGCGATGGCGCACGGCACCAACCCACCGCCCGAGATGACGGCGCCCCTGCCGGTGATCTCGGTCATGGTGCCGCTTTTTGCCGAGGCGGATATCGCCGAAAAGCTGATCGGCCGACTATCGCAACTGGATTACCCGCGCGAGTTGATGGACATCCTGATCGTGGTCGAGGAAGTCGACCGCGTCACCTGCGAGGCGCTCGAAGGCGTCGAGTTGCCGCGCTGGCTGCGTGTCGTCAAGGTACCCGACGGGCCGGTCCGCACCAAGCCGCGGGCCCTGAACTATGCGCTGAATTTTTGCCGCGGCACGATCATCGGGGTCTGGGACGCCGAGGACCGCCCCGAGCCGGACCAACTGCACAAAGTCGCCCGAGGCTTTCATTTTGCGCCGCCCGATGTGGTCTGCCTTCAGGGTGTGTTGGACTATTACAACCCTCGCACCAACTGGCTGGCTCGCGCCTTTACCATCGAATATGCGTCCTGGTTTCGCGCTACGCTGGCCGGGGCGGCGGCGCTGGATCTGGTGGTGCCGCTGGGCGGAACAACGCTGTTCTTTCGCCGCGAAGCACTGGAAAAGGTCGGCGCCTGGGACGCCTGGAACGTCACCGAGGATGCCGATCTGGGCGTTCGCCTGACCCGGCGCGGCTATCGCACCCAAATGCTCGACACCGTCACGCATGAAGAGGCGAACTGTCGCCTGATCCCCTGGGTCAAGCAGCGCTCTCGTTGGCTCAAGGGCTTTGTCATGACTTGGGGCGTACATATGCGCGACCCGGTGGCACTGTGGCGCGATCTGGGCGCAAGGCGCTTCATCGGCTTACAAGTGCAGCTTTTCGCCTCGGTCTCGCAATATCTGCTGGCACCGGTGCTGTGGAGCTTCTGGCTGCTCAGTCTTGGCTTGCCGCATCCGATGCGGGACGTGCTTTCAGGCATGCTGGGCGGCAATGCCATCGCCATTCTGTTTACCCTGTTCGTAGCCTCGGAGCTTTTGAACATCGCCATAGGCTGCTGGGCGGTGCGTGGGCCGCGGCATCGCCACCTGCTGCCTTGGGTGCCGACACTACATCTTTATTTCCCGCTGGGCTGTCTGGCCGCCTGGAAGGCGATCTACGAGGTGGTGCTCAAGCCTTTCTATTGGGACAAGACCCAGCATGGCATCTTCGCGGCCGTGCAGGACGAAACGGCAGAGCCCGCGCTCTGGGCCGCCGGTGGGCTGATCCCTCTGAGCGATGGAGCCGGGACGTGGGACACTGCGGCTGCCATTCCTGTCTCGGGTCAGGACCGGGTGACGGCGCAGGTTCCGTTACTGGGCAAGATCGGTTGA
- the xylB gene encoding xylulokinase codes for MYLGLDLGTSGIKAMLVDDGFATVGVAHAALTVSRPHPGWSEQAPADWIAGAEVAIATLLREHPQAMARLQAIGLSGHMHGAVLLDGADNVLRPCILWNDGRSGPQCAELTGRADFHGIAGNLVMAGFTAPKLLWVAENEPAIFEKTAKVLLPKDYLRLWLTGEHVAEMSDAAGTLWLDVGKRDWSDALLTATGLTRSHMPRLVEGSEVSGHLRADLAARWGISQVPVAGGGGDNAATACGMGVMTPGTGFLSLGTSGVLFAATESYAPNTGDAVHTFCHAVPQTWHQMGVILSATDSMTWLSEITGRGVPELAGLVAGDVAAPSAVTFLPYLSGERTPLNDPQATGAFLDLRRASGLPDLAQAVMEGVAMAFTDCVLALRKAGTPIEAAYAVGGGARSRAWLRIMASATGLVLLEPEDGDFGAAFGAAKLAAACATGDTSDRIFAKPAVRAEVLPDPELAAAYKKKYETYHAAYPRLRDLTPLVG; via the coding sequence ATGTATCTGGGACTGGATCTGGGAACCTCGGGCATCAAGGCCATGCTGGTGGACGACGGTTTCGCGACCGTCGGCGTGGCCCATGCCGCGCTGACCGTCAGCCGCCCCCATCCCGGCTGGTCCGAGCAGGCGCCCGCCGACTGGATCGCCGGCGCCGAGGTGGCCATTGCCACCCTGTTGCGCGAACATCCCCAGGCGATGGCGCGGTTGCAGGCCATCGGCCTGTCGGGCCACATGCACGGTGCGGTGCTGCTGGATGGTGCGGACAATGTTCTGCGGCCGTGCATCCTGTGGAACGACGGCCGCTCGGGTCCTCAATGCGCAGAATTGACCGGACGCGCCGATTTCCACGGTATCGCCGGCAATCTGGTCATGGCTGGGTTTACCGCGCCGAAACTGCTCTGGGTGGCCGAGAACGAACCCGCGATCTTTGAAAAGACCGCCAAGGTGCTGCTGCCCAAGGATTACCTGCGGCTTTGGCTGACCGGCGAACATGTCGCAGAAATGTCCGATGCCGCCGGCACGCTGTGGCTGGATGTAGGCAAGCGGGACTGGTCGGATGCTCTGCTGACCGCCACGGGGCTGACGCGCAGCCATATGCCGCGCCTGGTCGAGGGCAGCGAGGTTTCGGGCCATCTGCGCGCCGATCTGGCGGCGCGTTGGGGCATTTCCCAAGTCCCGGTGGCAGGAGGGGGCGGCGACAATGCCGCCACGGCCTGCGGCATGGGGGTGATGACGCCGGGAACCGGGTTTTTGTCGCTGGGCACTTCGGGCGTTCTGTTTGCCGCCACGGAAAGCTATGCGCCCAACACCGGCGACGCGGTGCATACGTTTTGTCATGCCGTGCCGCAGACATGGCACCAGATGGGGGTAATCCTGTCGGCGACCGACAGCATGACCTGGCTGTCCGAGATCACCGGCAGGGGTGTTCCTGAACTGGCCGGCTTGGTGGCCGGGGATGTCGCTGCACCCTCTGCGGTGACGTTCCTGCCCTATCTTTCGGGTGAACGGACGCCGCTGAACGATCCGCAGGCGACCGGAGCGTTTCTTGATCTGCGCCGCGCCTCGGGCCTGCCCGATCTGGCGCAGGCGGTGATGGAGGGCGTGGCGATGGCCTTTACCGATTGCGTTCTTGCGCTGCGCAAGGCGGGCACGCCGATCGAGGCGGCTTATGCGGTCGGGGGCGGGGCGCGTTCGCGGGCATGGTTGCGAATCATGGCCTCGGCCACCGGACTGGTGCTGCTGGAGCCCGAGGACGGCGATTTCGGCGCGGCCTTTGGCGCGGCAAAGCTGGCGGCGGCCTGTGCAACGGGCGATACTTCGGACCGCATCTTTGCCAAACCCGCGGTGCGGGCCGAAGTTCTGCCCGATCCCGAACTGGCGGCAGCCTATAAGAAAAAGTATGAGACCTACCATGCCGCTTATCCGCGATTGCGGGATTTGACCCCGCTGGTCGGCTGA
- the carA gene encoding glutamine-hydrolyzing carbamoyl-phosphate synthase small subunit — translation MPQKPTACLALADGTVFHGHGFGAVGEVVAELVFNTAMTGYQEIMTDPSYASQIVTFTFPHIGNTGVTEQDDEAPEPVASGIVVKWDPTEPSNWRASSDLVEWMTRRGRIGIGGIDTRRLTRAIRQQGAPHVVLAHDPQGNFDIAAMVAKARDWKGIVGLDLAKDVSCRQSYHWSEGVWSWPGTFGQSEEKKPFRVVAVDYGAKRNILRSLVQSGADVTVLPATATAEEVLAHNPEGVFLSNGPGDPAATGAYAVPMIQELLRKDLPIFGICLGHQMLALALGAQTVKMNHGHHGANHPVKDVETGKVEITSMNHGFAVDAQTLPEGVIETHVSLFDGSNCGLRVADKPVFSVQHHPEASPGPQDSAYLFDRFTQAMRSRRS, via the coding sequence ATGCCCCAGAAACCGACCGCATGTCTTGCGCTTGCCGACGGCACCGTGTTCCACGGCCATGGCTTCGGCGCGGTCGGGGAAGTGGTGGCCGAACTGGTCTTCAACACCGCGATGACCGGCTATCAAGAGATCATGACCGATCCCTCTTATGCCAGCCAGATCGTGACCTTCACCTTCCCGCATATCGGCAATACCGGCGTGACCGAGCAGGACGACGAGGCGCCTGAGCCCGTCGCCTCGGGCATTGTGGTGAAATGGGACCCGACCGAGCCGTCGAACTGGCGTGCAAGCTCGGATCTGGTCGAGTGGATGACGCGGCGCGGCCGCATCGGCATCGGCGGCATCGATACCCGCCGCCTGACCCGCGCGATCCGTCAGCAAGGCGCGCCGCATGTGGTGCTGGCCCATGATCCGCAGGGCAATTTCGACATCGCGGCCATGGTTGCCAAGGCCCGCGACTGGAAGGGGATCGTCGGGCTGGATCTCGCCAAGGACGTGAGTTGCCGCCAGAGCTATCATTGGAGCGAGGGCGTCTGGTCCTGGCCCGGAACCTTCGGTCAGTCGGAAGAGAAAAAGCCCTTCCGCGTCGTCGCCGTCGATTATGGCGCGAAACGCAATATCCTGCGCTCTCTGGTACAAAGCGGCGCCGATGTGACCGTCCTGCCCGCCACCGCCACCGCGGAAGAGGTGCTTGCCCATAACCCCGAAGGGGTGTTTCTGTCGAACGGTCCCGGCGATCCGGCCGCCACCGGCGCATATGCCGTGCCGATGATTCAAGAGCTGCTGCGCAAGGATCTGCCGATCTTTGGCATCTGCCTTGGCCACCAGATGCTCGCCTTGGCGCTTGGCGCCCAGACCGTGAAGATGAACCACGGCCATCACGGCGCCAACCACCCCGTCAAGGACGTCGAAACCGGCAAGGTCGAGATCACCTCGATGAACCACGGTTTCGCCGTCGATGCCCAAACCTTGCCAGAGGGCGTGATCGAAACCCATGTCAGCCTGTTCGACGGTTCGAACTGCGGGCTGCGCGTGGCGGACAAGCCGGTCTTCTCGGTGCAGCATCACCCCGAGGCAAGCCCGGGCCCGCAGGACAGCGCCTATCTCTTTGACCGGTTCACTCAGGCGATGCGTAGCCGCCGCAGCTGA
- a CDS encoding [protein-PII] uridylyltransferase family protein — MDFASHITRLPIPADSARGLSALQATAIADPRLGDLIRGAAGCSPYLAGLIEREADWLPDALAHEDIVAREMSGFETLSAEALGPALRRAKRRVALWTALADLGGVWKLEQVTGALTDLADRATDLALRVHVAAEQARGKLPPSQADAGGIVALAMGKMGAGELNYSSDIDLIVLYDDSAYAPDDQYEARASLIRATRKAAATISDNTDQGYVFRTDLRLRPDAAVTPVCMSISAALAYYEAEGRTWERSAYIKARACAGDLAAGTRFLRELRPFVWRRHLDFATIQDAHDMRLRIRQHKGLHGRIEVPGHNMKLGQGGIREIEFFTQTRQLIAGGRDPDLRVRGTVEGLARLAEKGWVPPDVAEELTAHYREHREIEHRIQMVNDAQTHSLPNSAEGIEVIARMMGEGDTAAWSARLAARLSRVEALTGDFFAPGEQCARPALSPEAEAIVARWRSYPALRSARGREVFARIEPDLLTRLTAAAHAEEALARFDAFLAGLPAGVQLFSLFEANPQLIDLIVDICGTAPGLAAYLARHPEVLDAVLAGSFFSQWPGGAELRRQLDQLLAAALSAPDGGYEQALDAARRWAHEGQFRIGVHHLRSLIGAEEAGGQYADIADAALAALFPVVAAEFAHRHGPAPGRGAVVLGMGSLGARQLNASSDLDLIVIYDAAGQEASEGRKPLATRAYYARLTQAMITAVSAPTAAGRLYEVDMRLRPSGRQGPVATSVQSFRDYQMSEAWTWEHLALTRARVIGICGTDAAALADEVEALRVEVLQKRGSDPRVMPDLAEMRARIFAAKAPDGAWEAKIGRGRLQDIELLAQCFALRAGSPVRAAQAQLRTGPRLGLIGREDAEKLASARRFLWSLQCSGRLLTERPLDMTNLGKGGQAFLLRETGMASLEDLAARLAEAAETTGAVIDGVLAGLEAQAG, encoded by the coding sequence ATGGATTTCGCCTCCCACATCACCCGCCTGCCCATTCCCGCAGATTCCGCCCGCGGCCTTTCTGCGCTGCAGGCGACCGCGATTGCCGATCCCCGTCTGGGCGACCTGATCCGGGGCGCTGCCGGTTGCAGCCCTTATCTGGCGGGTCTGATCGAACGCGAGGCCGATTGGCTGCCCGATGCGCTGGCACACGAGGACATCGTGGCGCGCGAGATGTCGGGGTTCGAGACGCTTTCCGCAGAGGCGCTTGGCCCGGCGCTGCGTCGTGCGAAGCGGCGCGTGGCGCTGTGGACGGCGCTCGCCGATCTGGGCGGCGTCTGGAAGCTTGAACAGGTGACAGGGGCGCTGACCGATCTGGCGGACCGTGCCACCGATCTGGCACTGCGGGTCCATGTCGCGGCCGAGCAGGCGCGCGGCAAACTGCCGCCAAGCCAGGCCGATGCCGGCGGCATCGTGGCGCTGGCCATGGGCAAGATGGGTGCGGGGGAACTGAACTACTCCTCGGACATCGACCTGATCGTGCTTTACGACGACAGCGCCTATGCCCCCGATGACCAGTATGAGGCCCGTGCCAGCCTGATCCGTGCCACCCGCAAGGCGGCGGCCACGATCTCGGACAATACCGATCAAGGCTATGTCTTTCGCACTGACCTGCGGTTGCGGCCCGACGCGGCGGTGACGCCGGTCTGCATGTCGATCTCGGCCGCGCTGGCTTACTATGAGGCCGAGGGCCGCACCTGGGAGCGCAGTGCCTATATCAAGGCGCGCGCCTGCGCAGGTGATCTGGCGGCGGGTACGCGTTTCCTGCGCGAACTGCGGCCCTTTGTCTGGCGGCGGCATCTGGATTTCGCCACCATCCAGGACGCGCATGACATGCGGCTGCGCATACGCCAGCACAAAGGCCTGCATGGCCGGATCGAGGTTCCCGGCCACAATATGAAGCTGGGGCAGGGTGGCATCCGCGAGATCGAGTTTTTCACCCAGACCCGCCAGTTGATTGCCGGCGGCCGTGACCCCGACCTGCGGGTGCGCGGCACGGTCGAGGGGTTGGCGCGGTTGGCCGAGAAGGGCTGGGTTCCGCCGGACGTCGCCGAGGAACTGACTGCGCATTACCGCGAGCATCGCGAGATCGAGCATCGCATCCAGATGGTCAACGATGCGCAGACCCATTCCCTGCCCAACTCGGCCGAAGGGATTGAGGTCATTGCCCGCATGATGGGCGAGGGGGATACCGCCGCCTGGTCGGCGCGCCTTGCCGCCCGCCTGAGCCGGGTGGAAGCCCTGACGGGGGATTTTTTCGCCCCAGGCGAGCAATGCGCCCGCCCCGCCCTGTCGCCCGAGGCCGAGGCGATCGTCGCGCGCTGGCGAAGCTATCCTGCCTTGCGCTCGGCGCGCGGACGCGAGGTCTTTGCCCGGATCGAGCCAGATCTGCTGACACGCCTGACCGCTGCCGCGCATGCTGAAGAGGCGCTGGCGCGATTCGACGCCTTTCTGGCGGGGTTGCCGGCTGGGGTGCAGCTTTTCTCGCTTTTTGAAGCCAATCCGCAACTGATCGACCTGATCGTTGATATCTGCGGCACGGCGCCCGGGCTTGCCGCCTATCTTGCCCGCCACCCCGAGGTGCTGGATGCGGTGCTGGCCGGCAGCTTCTTTTCGCAATGGCCGGGCGGGGCCGAACTGCGCCGCCAGCTTGACCAACTGTTGGCCGCGGCGCTCAGCGCGCCCGATGGCGGCTATGAGCAGGCGCTGGATGCGGCGCGGCGATGGGCGCATGAAGGGCAGTTCCGTATCGGCGTTCACCACCTGCGCAGCCTGATCGGCGCCGAGGAGGCGGGCGGCCAATATGCCGATATCGCCGATGCTGCGCTGGCCGCGCTGTTTCCTGTGGTTGCGGCGGAATTCGCACACCGGCACGGGCCGGCGCCGGGCCGGGGGGCCGTGGTGCTGGGCATGGGCTCGCTGGGGGCGCGGCAGTTGAATGCCTCGTCCGATCTGGACCTGATCGTCATTTATGACGCGGCCGGGCAAGAGGCGTCTGAGGGGCGAAAGCCGCTGGCGACGCGGGCCTATTACGCGCGGCTGACCCAGGCGATGATCACGGCGGTCTCGGCGCCAACCGCTGCCGGGCGGCTTTACGAGGTCGATATGCGGCTGCGTCCTTCGGGGCGGCAGGGGCCGGTGGCGACATCCGTGCAAAGCTTTCGCGACTATCAGATGAGCGAGGCCTGGACATGGGAGCATCTGGCGCTGACCCGTGCTCGCGTGATCGGCATCTGCGGCACGGATGCTGCCGCACTGGCCGACGAGGTCGAGGCGCTGCGTGTTGAAGTGCTGCAAAAGCGCGGCTCCGACCCCCGTGTTATGCCGGATCTGGCCGAGATGCGTGCCCGTATCTTTGCCGCCAAGGCCCCTGATGGTGCATGGGAGGCCAAGATCGGTCGGGGCAGGTTGCAGGATATCGAATTGCTGGCGCAATGTTTCGCATTGCGAGCTGGATCGCCCGTGCGGGCGGCGCAGGCGCAACTGCGTACCGGGCCGCGGTTGGGGCTGATCGGGCGCGAAGATGCCGAAAAACTGGCCTCGGCCCGGCGCTTTTTGTGGAGCCTGCAATGTTCTGGCCGGCTGCTGACCGAAAGGCCACTCGACATGACCAATCTGGGCAAGGGGGGACAGGCATTCCTGTTGCGGGAGACCGGGATGGCCTCTCTGGAAGATCTGGCCGCGCGACTGGCCGAAGCGGCCGAAACCACCGGCGCCGTCATCGACGGGGTTCTGGCCGGGTTGGAGGCGCAGGCGGGCTAA
- a CDS encoding NAD(P)-dependent alcohol dehydrogenase translates to MKALVLEEKGRLALRDFDIPGRLGPRDVRIKTHTVGICGSDVHYYTHGKIGHFIVEAPMVLGHEASGMIIEVGAEVAHLKPGDRVCMEPGIPDPTSRAAKLGIYNVDPAVTFWATPPVHGCLTPEVVHPAAFTYKLPENVTFAEGAMVEPFAIGMQAALRARIQPGDVAVVTGAGPIGMMVALAALAGGCAKVIVADLAQPKLDIIGAYDGIETVNIRNRPLAEVVAEATDGWGADIVFECSGAAPAILGMHMLARPGGAIVLVGMPVDPVPVDIVGLQAKELRVETVFRYANVYDRAVALIASGKVDLKPLISATIPFEDSIGGFDRAVEARDTDVKLQIRMPE, encoded by the coding sequence ATGAAGGCATTGGTTCTTGAGGAAAAGGGCAGGCTGGCGCTGCGGGATTTCGATATTCCCGGCCGGCTGGGTCCCAGGGATGTGCGGATCAAGACCCATACGGTCGGGATCTGCGGCTCGGACGTGCATTATTACACCCATGGCAAGATCGGCCATTTCATCGTCGAAGCGCCGATGGTGCTGGGGCACGAGGCCTCGGGCATGATCATCGAGGTCGGGGCCGAGGTCGCGCATCTGAAGCCCGGCGACCGGGTCTGTATGGAGCCGGGGATACCCGATCCGACCTCGCGCGCCGCGAAGCTTGGGATCTATAACGTTGATCCGGCGGTCACCTTCTGGGCGACGCCGCCGGTGCATGGCTGCCTGACCCCCGAGGTCGTTCACCCCGCCGCCTTCACCTATAAGCTGCCCGAGAACGTGACCTTTGCCGAAGGCGCGATGGTTGAGCCCTTTGCCATCGGCATGCAGGCGGCCTTGCGGGCGCGCATCCAGCCGGGCGATGTGGCCGTGGTCACGGGCGCGGGTCCCATCGGCATGATGGTTGCGCTGGCTGCGCTGGCGGGGGGCTGTGCCAAGGTGATCGTCGCGGACCTGGCCCAGCCCAAGCTGGACATCATCGGCGCCTATGACGGCATCGAGACGGTGAATATCCGCAACCGTCCGTTGGCCGAAGTGGTGGCCGAGGCGACCGATGGCTGGGGAGCCGACATCGTGTTCGAATGCTCGGGCGCGGCCCCCGCGATCCTGGGCATGCATATGTTGGCGCGTCCCGGCGGGGCCATCGTGCTGGTCGGTATGCCGGTCGATCCGGTGCCGGTCGATATCGTCGGTTTGCAGGCCAAGGAGTTGCGCGTCGAAACGGTCTTTCGCTATGCCAATGTCTATGACCGGGCCGTTGCGCTGATCGCCTCGGGCAAGGTGGATCTCAAGCCGCTGATCTCGGCTACGATCCCGTTCGAGGACAGCATCGGCGGCTTCGACCGCGCCGTCGAGGCGCGTGATACCGACGTGAAACTGCAGATCAGGATGCCGGAGTAA
- a CDS encoding arginyltransferase, producing MRHTLPHAPQFYVTAPQPCPYLHGRAERKLFTALAGDSANELNNALSRQGFRRSQNVLYRPSCESCVACMSARIRVSDFAPSRTQRRVTRKNAHLRRLATSAWATEEQYELFRAYLDERHADGGMADMDIFEFAAMIEETPVRTRVIEYRTHQGDGAETPPPPDNDRLVAVCLTDVLDDGLSLVYSFYDPALDSFSLGTHIIMDHIELARSAGLPFVYLGYWVPGSRKMDYKAKFAALEIYKGGVWQPIGDPAQHTSDIHPLSIDPIVEQVARINLPSTRK from the coding sequence ATGCGGCATACCTTGCCTCATGCGCCGCAATTTTATGTGACGGCGCCGCAGCCCTGCCCCTATCTGCACGGCCGGGCCGAGCGTAAGCTGTTCACCGCGCTGGCCGGCGATTCCGCCAACGAATTGAACAATGCGCTGTCGCGTCAGGGCTTTCGCCGCTCGCAAAATGTGCTTTACCGGCCAAGCTGCGAAAGTTGCGTCGCCTGCATGTCGGCGCGTATCCGGGTCTCGGATTTCGCCCCGTCGCGCACGCAGCGCCGGGTGACGCGCAAGAATGCGCATCTGCGGCGGCTGGCCACCAGCGCCTGGGCGACCGAGGAACAATACGAATTGTTCCGCGCCTATCTGGATGAACGTCATGCGGATGGCGGCATGGCCGACATGGATATCTTTGAATTCGCCGCGATGATCGAAGAGACGCCGGTCCGCACCCGCGTCATCGAATATCGCACGCATCAGGGCGACGGCGCCGAAACCCCGCCCCCGCCGGACAACGACCGTCTGGTCGCGGTCTGCCTGACCGATGTTCTGGATGACGGGCTAAGCCTGGTCTACAGCTTTTACGACCCCGCGCTGGATAGCTTCAGCCTGGGCACGCACATCATTATGGACCATATCGAACTGGCCCGCAGCGCCGGCCTGCCCTTCGTTTACCTGGGCTATTGGGTGCCCGGCAGCCGCAAGATGGATTACAAGGCGAAATTCGCCGCGCTGGAGATCTATAAGGGCGGTGTATGGCAGCCGATTGGCGACCCGGCACAACACACGTCCGACATCCATCCCCTGTCCATCGACCCCATCGTCGAGCAGGTGGCGCGCATCAACCTGCCCTCAACCCGGAAATGA
- a CDS encoding GatB/YqeY domain-containing protein, with translation MGLRERILADTKEAMKAKETARLSTLRLISAAIKDREIAARGEGGDEAGLSEADLTAILSKMVKQRQESAKAYEEGGRLELAEREQDEIKVIQSYLPRQLDAEETRAAIDKAIADLGAESIRDMGRVMAELRARYAGQMDFGAVGPVIKDRLMK, from the coding sequence ATGGGACTGCGCGAACGCATTCTGGCCGACACGAAAGAGGCGATGAAAGCAAAAGAGACGGCGCGGCTGTCCACGCTGCGGTTGATCTCGGCCGCGATCAAGGATCGCGAGATCGCCGCACGCGGTGAAGGTGGGGACGAAGCGGGGCTGTCAGAGGCCGACCTGACTGCGATCCTGTCCAAAATGGTCAAGCAGCGTCAGGAATCGGCGAAAGCCTATGAAGAAGGCGGCCGGCTGGAGTTGGCAGAACGCGAGCAGGACGAGATCAAGGTGATCCAGTCCTATCTGCCGCGCCAGTTGGACGCAGAGGAAACCCGTGCCGCCATCGACAAGGCCATCGCCGATCTGGGCGCCGAGTCGATCCGCGACATGGGCCGGGTCATGGCCGAGCTGCGCGCCCGCTATGCCGGGCAGATGGATTTCGGCGCAGTCGGGCCGGTGATCAAGGATCGGTTGATGAAATGA